The Mya arenaria isolate MELC-2E11 chromosome 15, ASM2691426v1 genomic sequence TATTGCTAGAGCTAAGGTAATGTaatcgaaaataaaataatacgtgGCTACAAATACGTCAAATTCGCAATAACCTTAACGATTATGCGTAATGTACATGATTTGCAAGAAGCAAAGTCTTCACATGGAAGCATATTACTGATGCTATaaacatgcttttaaaacaaagaatagCTGAAACAATTACGTACGATCTGTCTCGACGAATCCAGGACAGATGGCGTTACACGTTACCCCGTATTCCGCTCCTTCTAGCGCTGCGCcctgtgtttttttattgatataagctattaatatattcttttatGAAGCATACAGTAGGCGACTACTAATATCATGTCTGGAGTTTTCTGAATAATAGTCTGTCAATAAAAgaaatttgcaaataaacataaGAATATTCGGTGTGTTCAGAAACGGGTAAGCTCGTGGAGCTAAAATTAGTCGAGCATATCAAATAAATAGCTAATTAAGAGTGAAGCAAATTTATTACACAGAATACTAGAGAGGAATTTAGCAGATGAACTGATGAGGCACAAGTTTGTGTTACAAATGCGACCTAAACTAAGTATGTTTTATGTAGTACAATAGCTAGCGTGTATGTACGTACCTTGGCTAGGACAATGAGGCCCGACTTGGCACAGCCGTAGGGTACTTTACCAGGGGTACTAATGAGGCCCATCTGGGAGGACGTGTTCACAATACGACCCCAACCTGCAAAGCAATAACAGGTTGGCAAATAAATTAGTGATTTCCTAATGAATTTCCcctgaccgtgccaaggcggtAAATCGGAAATTCACAATTGACAATATAATGATGGgatgttttatgttaattatCTCCCTCCAGCATGGATTTGGGGCATCTGATTTATTtggaattaaatataaaataaagtgcATTTTGAGGTTTTTTTTGGATATTCTATTTTGGAAAACATACTAATTTCAtgccaccaaaacaaaaaatctcaAAAGAAAAACTTAAATAAGTAAAGGCGGAACATATATTCATcattattcattgaaatatgcATACAGCGCACATGTGACCACGCTGACCAGTCGAAATTCGGCCAGTAAAAGCTGAACTGTAATCTAGGATAataaacttgaaaaacaaaacgtGCAAAATGTCATTTATCACAGCAAGCTGATCTAGACTATTTCGTTGTTGATACGTCAACACTTTCtagcaaaaataacattaatgttCAAGCCTTCGGTGGTCAGTATATGCAGTCACCGCTAGTCAAAGTAACATTCTGTTTAGTGCTCAGACACCACCTTGGGCTGTCAGTGTCACCAAAGACATCATATAAATAAAGTCTAGTGTTTCTCGCCTTAAAAcggtcaaaacattatttcttctACGAGCATAAAATTGAATGACTTGGTCAGCAAGTGAACTTAATAGACAAACTAGTAGCTAATTTAGAAATTACCATCATCAGTTCTGCCAAGTTTGAAAAAGGCATGGTTTTTGTAAATCATTACATGACACTCTATAATCTTTAGAAAGGCCAAAGAACACCAAAACAACCAGTGACTGGATGCTGAGTTTTGTAGCCTGATCTTCTACGACATCCCGAAAATGACACCGCAACAACAAAAGAAGCGGAGGGCAAGGTCACCCATAGACCGAAACCTGTCCCAGCCACTTATGGAAAGGGTGCGAAACAGTTAAAGACGTACTAATCCAAAACGTCCTTGGTCTTTGACATGTGACAAACATATGCAAGACAAAAACACCCAAGAAATATTTGCATAAGTGGACAAATTCTCCATATACGAATTACTATGATATGTGTTtgctatatatatttcatagataccttttttcttcatgAGCGGTAATGCCCATTTTGTGAGCATGAAGGCGGATGTAAGGTGCACGGCTATCATGCGATGCCACAACTCCATGGAACAGTCCTCTAGTAGACAGACCTCGTTAAAACCTTATATAAACGAAAGTTTTCAAATGAGTGTATGTCAAAGAACTGAAAATACGATTGAAACTACTGGAACAAGCCAGGTAACTCGTTTGATACGTTTTTCAAATCTTAAAATAGATATTgctcaaatatattaaaatcccCGATACAACAATGTTATGTACGTTtaacgaataataaaaataaattatgcaaacATGAACGACACAGCAAACATATTCAtgctaaaatgtatgaaaataatagtaCGATTTTGCTACTTAAAGGGAccgtctcacgtatgataaaatagtgaagaaaaaaagaagaaaattgtcgaaaactgacattaacttggcatcgatgtgtacaatgcattgaaacttactaactgaagtaccacatagtttacatagtttacaattcatttaagtttagcagttatttcgcattttccattaaaacagattactgggtatgtctaccaggtagaatttattctttatgcgtgattggctagtcggtgttatcacatgatattaccgaggttggtgtatagcttaattatgtcacccgattagaacAAGCCTTTTTAGcacagtgagtaagacgctggaccacaattttggcgacgcgggttcgaacccggtctccgaaacaatttatttttacattttggtacttttttacaattataatatcaaagcgtaacacattctattagataattgtcccgAGATTCGTTGCAAAAAAACccttttttttttggtgccaaactGTGACACAATCCCTTTAAGCTATAAGGTTTCACCCATTAGTCGTTTTTGAAACTACgagtatttaaatatacaatatctGTCATACTTAATTTATGTTTAGTTCTTAGATATTAATCTATGAGCATACACGAGCCATCtacaaaactattttgtttaaaatatttaaatttgccCTCTAAAAGCACTCAATTTCcgcaatatatatgcaatgttGCCAGATCAAAACTAGAGGCAGAAAAGATGTTTGTCAATGTACATAGCAACAGTTTTGATTTAAGCAATGAATGGCTAGTCCCTGTATTGTGTATATatgcttgtattgtttttttttacctgcATTGTTAATGAGGATATCGATGCCCTTCGGGTAGAGCTTGAGAACTTCCATGCACATGGCGTCTATTTCATCTTCTTTCAAGAAATCGGCACCCGCAAACGAGATCTTGCAATCGTTATGTTGGCTAATAAAggtaatgtttatatatatttcggttgtacatatatattgtagagggaaaaatagttcaatttgaatatcaaaagCTTGTTGTGATTATTTGTGATACAGAAAAATACTATCGACTAATTAGTTTTCCTGATCTGCAGTCCAGACGGCAACCTTAATATGAaactgcaacctatctcttcaaaaatcggagctgcaacctatcattttattttcgttctcatatcttttaaactcatttaaataTTCGTTCCCAAATGCATGtgcctgttatgtttaaacaaaacttaagtgttttatgcgaTTTCCCAAATTATAACCTCATTTTCCGCTAAatccgagccaaaatgataaatggaactgtaacctaccagtcggatttcgtacattttggaaACATTGCAGAAGTGTTTTCGATAACGGTTAACGTTTCGAGGAAAACATGGATATGTTTATACACACTAGgtaggtgggcatatgataggctatgttaaaaggtaaagaaacttttataattatatgtattacttGGATTTTCGGCAcgagtcgagcgttttggtgacgccatcttgcactgaaacctaccatttggtcacgtggattccctGCCGTGTTTATTTACTAACAGTTTTACAAAAAGAATGTttcgaataaaaaaaatatgaaaatataaatacttgGATAAAGAATAATGCccaaaatattaccaaatatcaTTTCTGATCCTGGTTTTTAAATGTCCACATACTTCAAATTTCATAACTATTCCCACTAAAGGTTGAAATGTAGTCCTCACAATAATTTACTTTATTATCAAACGTATATACATAGAACAAATAGAAAATTCTAGAAATATTATGGGAAAATGGATGATATTAATCAATGTAGTTCACTTtacaataaaactaaataattgAGCAATGAAACGTTGAATATCAAGCTTTAATATTgatttgacaataaaaaaaacacacctaaaacaaatatcattaaatcGACTATTTGTAGTATTGTAAGAAAAGCCTTTTCCAAAAAATGTAAGAATGAAATAGACATTCTTAGTTCCGCAAGAGCATCATCGATGATGTTTTGGGGTGCAAATCCATGAACTATGATGTCACATCCAGCCGAAGCAAGACGATGGGCGATTCCGAGGCCGATTCCGCTCGTAGATCCTGTTACCAAGGCGACGCGTTTTGTTTTTTCAGCCATCTTTAGAAATAAGTTACggcatatatttttacattcaaCACTGGACAAACTGATATAACTTAGTTTAAAAAAGGCAAATACGAAGTGAGCCACTATCCAAAAGaagtttgttattatttgaccagttttgtttaaataaatacgTAAATGATTCTAAAGCAAAGAGTATTCTTACCTTTAAACGATAAATTTGTACTCCCCTTTACACTCAGTGTAAGTTACTGTCGTTTTGTTATCACaaacattgataaacatttaaatcaagtttaaataaaatatgtataatcaCAGTCACATATAGAAGTCGCTGATTGCATTGGTGTAATTCAATTTTATCTTTCACTAGGTGTTCATATATAAGTCATAAAGTAAgtaagtatattttatttcattggcATGTGTTATACACATCGGTACATGAAAGACAAAAGGAGAACACCCGGCCCCGTCGGTCTATATGTCACCATTATATTAAGTAAGACATAAGTGTACAATAGTGATCACTATCGTTATACGCAATACAGTTGATACGTCAATATGGCATTGTCATACTTTAAGCATATTAGCTACAACATGTGTATTGATGGGGAATAAACGTAccatttttttctatgtaaatgCTATTCTAAGATATATTGTCGAAGTAACTCATGGCATGGCAATAGTGaggaatagaaaaaaaatcaaatataaaacagaaatatgcGAGGGGCACAGTATCAACTGTAACTGAATCTGGTTCTTCGTTAATATTTGAGGTTATGACTTTATATCTCGCGTTGTTACAAATTCTCTATTATGCATACACcatataaaatgtcaaaatttacgGTTTtttggttattattttaaatttatgaccACGAAAACTGCAACATTTTTGTAACGTTAGTTTTTACAGGTAGTTAAgctaaataatatttctttatagGAATATACTAATGCTATTGTCTACAATGGATGTTTTGGTTTgatgtgtattttttaatatttagggtattttgtaaaatgttccagttaaaatcaaacacattttgtagGCTTTAAAACCCGTATTATTCAAACAATCCTTCGCACTCCTAAGCAAGATATTCATTCTTTGCGCTCCTAATTTTAATACTCATGTAtagaatatatgttttaataaccAAACACAATGAAATCCTTAAGCACcgcttttcattttttaaaagcattggTTATTAAGCAAAGATTGCTTAAGATACTGAATGTACGCCGTGTCAATCGATGTTTCAGAACTGGTGATCAAGCTTATTTGATACTCACAAGCTTAGCACAGTGAAGTAACATTGCTAATAAATTTATACTTTACTTGTAGAgatatgtactgattttgaatatttagagttaaaatttcatttccaggtcaccagatctttgttatgttttgatatgttgtTATTcttgtcggaaaatagctctttgagctaatgtttcttgttatcacatacccgactttaaataaagattcttgtatccgGAGATGAAACCAAAAACGTCAGAATACAGGCTGAACGTAAACTTCTTATTACAGATCATTTCgaaattttcttatataattggtgAAAATAAGATAGTCAAAAAGGAAGAATATATACTAATATTAGCACATCAGctttaacaaagagtaaaatgttattttatataagttctTAATACATTCTGAAATAATAAGGATTCTTACTTTTTATGCGAACAATTTCGAAATTCCCTTTTCACGTTATGAAAGTTAATGtcgttttgttttgaaagttaatgtcgttttgttttgatatcacataatctgaatcaagtgttaataaatttatgtataCACACATTCCCATCACAGTTTTAGAGTTTATATCACACCGACCCAACTCCGACAAGACATGGAGTGATGAGTTAAGTGAGAGTGTAGTGGCATCCAGTGGTTCTATGAAACTACATAAAGTTACGATTAAATGTCTCCGGCTACTATTCCATTGATTGGtatatttaaagtgtttcgtGTGAGTAAAATACATGTGTAGTTGATATGTGTGTTACCCTTCGATTTACAGTCAGTTGATTTATCACTTGACCACGATTCCGCCACATGACCAAGTATTACGCATACCCGCCGGATTCAGCGCCACATAGTTGAATTATTAACAATCACTCTCAGCGCAGCATAAATCCAGTATTAACCTATCACTAACTTCGTTGTAACTAACATTTTCATTACATGATCGaattattttccgatatttttttttcaaaacaggtAAGGTTCtaaaagtattatttatttactttggtGGCTAAAAGATTCGCTCTATGTTCTATCAATggcatatattttatcataaaacatggcACCAGTCCACTTTGTTAAAATTCACTCTGAACGATTGCGTGGCTGTTAACAATCGGTACAAGCTGTTACTGAACGTAACGCTATTATTTTACTGAAGTTATCGTTTTATTTTTGACGAAGCTGAGCTGGTGTGTACATTATCTTTCGACCGTTTAACCAGGTAGCTGGGGGTATACTGCACATGGTATCTAGATAACGACAGAAATATTTTGACCTGATTTTGTCTGAGCATTCGCAAATTAACTATTCTTTTAACCTCTATACACATTGCGCCGTCCTATTATCGATGTCTaggaataaaaaaagtttattttaatttgataaatttatgttattagtACATGTCCTATGTTTGATCAAAGTTTAGGCGTTGTGGTGATAGGTCATGcgcttattttatatttattcatccatgGAAGCGTTTTGACTGGACACCGGAATATTCACATCA encodes the following:
- the LOC128219621 gene encoding D-beta-hydroxybutyrate dehydrogenase-like produces the protein MCMEVLKLYPKGIDILINNAGFNEVCLLEDCSMELWHRMIAVHLTSAFMLTKWALPLMKKKGWGRIVNTSSQMGLISTPGKVPYGCAKSGLIVLAKGAALEGAEYGVTCNAICPGFVETDLLKIQIGKMASEKQISYEIARDQWFAGSNPTKKPVSVEQVAALVGFLCSEEAASITGSAHSIDGGYTAR